A genomic region of Branchiostoma lanceolatum isolate klBraLanc5 chromosome 4, klBraLanc5.hap2, whole genome shotgun sequence contains the following coding sequences:
- the LOC136433289 gene encoding integrator complex subunit 7-like — protein MASGTTGSKFSGLGAEKYGADQEQDANSALLELDKGLRSTRVGEQCEAIVRFPRLFEKYPFPILINSSFLKLADVFRIGNNFLRLCVLRVTQQSEKHLDKILNVDEFLRRIFSVIHSNDPIARALTLRVLGSIACIISERKNTHHSIRTSLDSHDEVELEAAIFAASCFAAQSRTFAVGICNKIAEMIQGLATPVEMKLRLIPIFQHMHHDAQTAAKVRQLCVDMLPSYPARGFVMVTLHTLSLLSAQTLIDIPQQVELLLHYLQQDPRRAIKLKVLSDLHLLTKKAPHMWAQHNLQVLCSFISITPYDNLKLRALTVLSVLAESSPLITKESSLMEVCLENCYHSNIAISTEASTVLTNLACQLSKGASSKVDETLLNQCVAAVESLLTVCVTETTEQHQLMLKKSLSCVSCLCKSFPALASSLADTIYSLLDVAQGEMPLLLYQGLAAVGSTCPSGLEQLRFDLLDRLHEVSAMPQDKQQDFQVLLTSLVLMACPVPLPGHMTKTLIDSLTSDPNHWTAFCVARQAARWGHHTVAVKLLQRLPSLVASEHLHFWLISLGEFCAGEEQLSHIHPDQPQHKGTVTLAQACGHYQKGTTALKASVTPTFPLEFQTQFSQLRAELLQAHANLLAACSTLQTCPPPAIATAMANVSGKEIQRTGRIGTQLQQCVAQFRMLSAKYGDLLQASFDADLTTLKSLTHLQQGCLLMAHVVDVLVLHNHQYISADVYNIQWDVPDFSRGESGGEALPPVFQDVLKMVQKTLGEAQGSAITHVQVSSVFKASCMLLREPLHFPRYFFQALQSTQIKLALSPSQRSVNDPVLVSTDTQLALKVEGVIQHGAKPGLFRAVNKVCLDVSSSSDTKIPQEQKVRVDNLNNELQELVEPHNDYFSAQFLLHFPFPGNHTVYAEASVIDTSGLSWKTGPKMTLLVRSFDPNAPQPPRHQQPPPPPPGRSSALRF, from the exons ATGGCTTCGGGAACGACTGGGTCCAAATTTTCAGGATTAGGAGCGGAAAAATATGGGGCTGATCAGGAACAAGATGCAAACTCTGCACTTCTGGAGCTTGATAAAG GTCTCCGTTCCACCCGTGTCGGAGAGCAGTGTGAGGCCATTGTCCGCTTTCCAAGGCTTTTTGAGAAGTACCCCTTCCCAATCCTGATCAACTCATCATTCCTGAAGCTGGCAGATGTCTTCAGAATAGG AAACAACTTTTTGCGGCTGTGTGTTCTACGAGTGACCCAACAGAGCGAAAAACATCTGGATAAGATACTGAATGTGGATGAATTCCTGAGGCGCATCTTCTCTGTCATCCACAGTAATGACCCCATTGCTAGGGCACTTACTTTGAG GGTTTTGGGCAGCATTGCCTGCATCATCAGTGAGAGGAAGAACACTCATCACAGCATCCGCACCAGTCTGGACTCCCATGATGAAGTGGAGCTGGAGGCAGCTATATTTGCTGCATCTTGCTTTGCAGCTCAGTCCAG AACATTTGCTGTTGGAATTTGTAACAAGATAGCAGAGATGATTCAAG GTCTTGCCACTCCAGTTGAGATGAAGCTGAGACTGATCCCCATCTTCCAGCACATGCACCATGATGCCCAGACTGCAGCCAAGGTGCGGCAGCTGTGTGTGGACATGCTGCCCTCCTACCCCGCCCGTGGGTTCGTCATGGTCACCCTCCACACACTTTCCCTGCTGTCTGCACAGACTCTAATTGACATCCCACAGCAG GTTGAGCTATTGCTACACTATCTACAACAAGATCCCCGTCGCGCCATTAAGCTGAAGGTGCTGAGTGATCTCCACCTGCTGACCAAGAAGGCCCCACACATGTGGGCTCAGCACAATCTACAG GTACTGTGCAGTTTCATCTCCATCACCCCATATGACAACCTGAAGCTGCGAGCCCTGACAGTGCTGAGTGTGCTGGCAGAATCCTCACCCCTCATCACAAAAG AATCATCTTTGATGGAGGTGTGTTTGGAGAactgttaccatagcaacattGCCATCTCCACAGAGGCATCCACTGTGCTGACCAATCTTGCATGCCAGCTCAGCAAAG GTGCCAGTAGTAAGGTAGATGAGACATTGCTGAACCAGTGCGTGGCAGCTGTGGAGTCTCTACTCACGGTTTGTGTGACGGAGACAACAGAACAGCACCAGCTCATGCTCAAG AAGTCCCTGAGCTGTGTGAGCTGCCTGTGTAAGAGTTTCCCAGCGTTGGCCTCCTCATTAGCAGACACCATCTACAGCCTCCTGGATGTGGCTCAAG GAGAGATGCCCTTGCTGCTGTACCAGGGGCTGGCAGCGGTGGGGAGTACCTGTCCTTCTGGCCTGGAACAACTCAGGTTTGACCTTCTGGACAGACTTCATGAAGTGTCTGCCATGCCACAGGACAAGCAACAAGACTTCCAG GTTTTACTGACCTCCCTTGTACTGATGGCATGTCCTGTTCCTCTGCCTGGTCACATGACCAAGACTTTGATAGACAGCTTGACTTCTGATCCCAACCACTGGACTGCATTCTGCGTGGCCAGACAAGCTGCCAGATGG GGTCACCACACAGTTGCTGTCAAATTGCTACAGCGTCTGCCATCTCTTGTTGCATCTGAGCACCTGCACTTCTGGCTGATATCACTAGGGGAGTTCTGTGCTGGGGAGGAGCAACTTTCCCACATCCATCCAGACCAGCCTCAACACAAAGGCACTGTGACACTGGCTCAAGCCTGTGGGCACTACCAGAAGGGAACTACTGCTCTGAAG GCATCAGTGACCCCCACCTTCCCGCTGGAGTTCCAGACCCAGTTCAGCCAGCTGCGGGCAGAGCTGCTGCAGGCACATGCCAACCTCCTGGCTGCCTGCTCCACCCTACAGACCTGTCCACCCCCGGCCATCGCCACAGCCATGGCCAACGTGTCTGGGAAAGAGATACAGAGAACTGGGAGAATAGGGACTCAG TTGCAGCAGTGTGTCGCCCAGTTCCGTATGCTTTCAGCCAAATATGGTGATCTTCTGCAGGCTTCTTTTGATGCTGATCTCACAACACTGAAGAGCCTGACACA CTTACAACAGGGTTGCCTGCTCATGGCCCATGTTGTGGATGTGCTGGTATTGCACAACCATCAGTACAT TTCAGCAGATGTGTACAATATCCAGTGGGATGTACCAGACTTCAGTAGGGGTGAGTCTGGTGGAGAGGCCCTACCCCCCGTGTTCCAGGATGTGCTGAAAATGGTGCAGAAAACCCTTGGGGAGGCCCAGGGCTCGGCTATCACACATGTG CAAGTATCCAGTGTTTTCAAAGCCTCCTGTATGCTGCTAAGGGAACCCCTGCACTTCCCCAGGTACTTCTTCCAGGCACTGCAGTCAACTCAAATCAAG CTTGCCCTGTCCCCAAGTCAGCGCAGCGTGAATGACCCTGTTCTGGTCTCCACGGACACACAGCTGGCACTGAAAGTGGAGGGTGTGATTCAGCATGGGGCCAAACCAGGGCTGTTCAGGGCTGTCAACAAAGTCTGCCTGGATGTGTCATCCAGTTCTGATACCAAGATTCCACAGGAACAGAAG GTCCGAGTGGACAACCTCAACAATGAGCTTCAGGAGCTGGTGGAACCACACAATGACTACTTCAGCGCACAGTTCCTTCTTCACTTCCCTTTCCCGGGGAACCACACTGTGTATGCAGAGGCTTCTGTCATAGACACCTCAGGCCTTTCTTGGAAAACTGGGCCCAAAATGACCCTCCTGGTCAGATCCTTTGACCCGAATGCACCCCAGCCCCCCAGGCACCAGCAAcctccacccccaccccctggTCGGAGCAGTGCATTACGTTTCTGA